The region GGATGCCCAGCTTTCGCATCCGCGCCCGCAGCGTGTGTGGGTTCAGCCCCAGGAGCGCGGCGGCGCCGAAGGGACCCTCGATGCGCCCGTTCACCTTGTGCAGCGCGGCCTCGATGTGCCGCGCCATCGCCGCGTTCAGCGTCGGGAACTCCTCGCCCCGTGGCGCCGCTTCGGCTGCCCCGGGGCGATTCTCCGTCGGCGCGGCGACACTCGCGGCCGCGGGCCCCAGCGCGGCGGCGATCTCCAGCTGGTGGCCATTGCCCAGGATCACGGCGCGTTCGATGACCGCGGCCAGCTCTCGCACGTTGCCCGGCCAGGAGTAGGCGATCAGCCGCTCCTGGTCCGCCGCAGTGGGTGCCAGCGGGTGCCCGCCCAGCCGCTGCCCCGCGCGCCAGGCGAAGTGCGCCGCCAGCACCGGGATGTCTGCCGGGCGCTCGCGCAGGGGCGGCAGGCGGATGGGAAACACGCTGATGCGGTACCAGAGGTCTTCGCGGAACGTCCCCGCCTGCACCATCGTGTGAAGGTCGCGGTGCGTGGCGGTGACGATGCGCACGTCCACCGTGTGCGTGGTGCGCCCGCCCACGCGCTCGAAGCTGCCGTCCTGCAGCACGCGCAGCAGCCGCACCTGCGCCTCCAGCGGCAACTCGCCGATCTCGTCCAGAAAGAGCGTTCCGCCGTCCGCCCGCTCGAACCACCCCGCCCGGTCCGCCACCGCCCCCGTAAAGCTACCGCGCTCGTGCCCAAAAAGTTCGGAGTCGATGAGCCCCGGCGGAATGGCGCCGCAGTTCACGCGCACCACCGGGCCGCGCGCCCGCGCGGACTGGCGATGGATCTCGCGGGCGATCACCTCCTTGCCCGTTCCCGTTTCCCCCAGCAGCAGCACCGGGGCGTCCGTTCCCGCCACCTGCGCCACACGATCCACCACCGCGCGCAGCCCGCCGTCCGCGCCCACGATGGCATCGGCGATCTCCTGCCGTCCGAGGCGCGAGAGGAGCGCCCGGTTGTCGGCCTCGGCCGCCTCGCGCAGGCGGGTGAGCTCGTGCAGCTGGATGTCGCTGCGCAGGGCGGACGACACCGGCTCCAGCACCTGCGCGAACAGGTCCTCGTGCGCGGGGCGGAAGGCGGGGCCCACCGCCACCAGCGCGCCGATCACCTGCTCGCCGTCCAGCAGCGGCCCGGCCAGCACCTCGCCCCGCGCCTCGCCCGCGGCCAGGACGCCGGCCAGCCCCTGCGGCGCGCCTCGCAGCACCTCGCCGGCGTGCGCCCACGAGACCAGCGCGTGGAAGTTCGATTTCGACAGTTCCGTCCGCGTCCGCCCGGGGGGCGCCGCGCCCGGGGCACCGGCGGCCACCGTCTCCAGCCGCAGCCGCTCGGCGTCCAGCCGGCGGATCAGCAGGGCCTGCAGCGGCATCTCGTCCGCCAGGCGGTGAGCGATCCGCTCCACCGTCTCCTCGAGAGACGCGTGCCGCCCCGCCTCCCGCCATACATCAACCAGCAGCATCGTGAACCCAGCAAATGTGACGGACAGATCCCGTGTGCTCAGTAAATATGCTGGGCATCCTGGGAAATGTCACGGGCAGCATTCCTCCCGCGGATGCGGAATTTCGCCATCCCCATGCGCAGCAACGGCTTGCGGATTCTGGATTGATGCGGCACGTCGGGTGCCTTGGTGCGGCCCCGTCGTTCCTGCTCCGCCCTGCACCTCCGCAGGCCCGCAGCCTTCCCGATCGGAACTCACGTCAGTGCTCATCCACAGGTCCCTTCTCGCCGCCACGCTGCTGGCGGCCACGGCGGCCGCGCGCCTGGACGGCCAATCGACCGCCCCCGCGCGCCCCGACAGCACGCCGCGCCCCGCGCCCCCCACCGTGACGGCGGGCGAGGACGGCTTCGGCATTCGCTCCGGCGACGGCGCGTTCACCCTGCGCGTGCGCGGCGGCGTGCAGTATGACGGCCGCTTCTTCGCCGACGACACGGCGGGTGCGGCCGTGAACACGTTCCAGGTGCGCCGCGCGCGCGCCGACTTCCAGGGCAGCCTGTACAGCCGCTACGAGTACCGGCTGTACATGGACGTGGCCACCAGCCAGTTGGAGCTCCTGGACGCCTACGTGGACGCACGGGTGACGCCCGCCCTTCGCCTGCGTGCGGGCAAGTTCAAGATTCCCATGGGACTGGAGCGGCTGCAGACTCCTTGGGTGGTGCTGTTCCCCGAGCGCGGCTACCCCACCGCGCTGGTGCCCAACCGCGACGTCGGCGTGCAGGTGCACGGCGTTCTGCGCGGCGGCGCGCTGGAGTACGCGGCCGGCATCTTCAACGGCGTGACGGACGGCGCCAACCAGGACGTGGACGCCTCCGACGCCAAGGACGTGGTCGGGCGCGTGTTCGTGCACCCGTTCCGCGCGACGCCGGGGCCGCTCAAGGGGCTGGGGCTTGGGATCGCCGCGAGCACCGGCAACCAGCAGGGCACCAACGCCGCGCCACTGCTGCCGTCGTTCCGCACCCCCGGCCGCGAGATCTTCTTCCGCTACCGCACGGACGGCACCGCCGCCAACACGGCGGTCGCGGATGGCGAGCGCACTCGCCTGGCGCCGCAGGGCTACTGGTACTGGGGCCCCGTCGGCGTGCTGGCGGAGTACACCGTCAGCCGCCAGCGCGTGCGCCGCGACGCCACCGCCGCCGAGCTGAAGAGCACGGC is a window of Longimicrobium sp. DNA encoding:
- a CDS encoding sigma-54 dependent transcriptional regulator; the protein is MLLVDVWREAGRHASLEETVERIAHRLADEMPLQALLIRRLDAERLRLETVAAGAPGAAPPGRTRTELSKSNFHALVSWAHAGEVLRGAPQGLAGVLAAGEARGEVLAGPLLDGEQVIGALVAVGPAFRPAHEDLFAQVLEPVSSALRSDIQLHELTRLREAAEADNRALLSRLGRQEIADAIVGADGGLRAVVDRVAQVAGTDAPVLLLGETGTGKEVIAREIHRQSARARGPVVRVNCGAIPPGLIDSELFGHERGSFTGAVADRAGWFERADGGTLFLDEIGELPLEAQVRLLRVLQDGSFERVGGRTTHTVDVRIVTATHRDLHTMVQAGTFREDLWYRISVFPIRLPPLRERPADIPVLAAHFAWRAGQRLGGHPLAPTAADQERLIAYSWPGNVRELAAVIERAVILGNGHQLEIAAALGPAAASVAAPTENRPGAAEAAPRGEEFPTLNAAMARHIEAALHKVNGRIEGPFGAAALLGLNPHTLRARMRKLGIHWSRFRPA
- a CDS encoding OprO/OprP family phosphate-selective porin, yielding MLIHRSLLAATLLAATAAARLDGQSTAPARPDSTPRPAPPTVTAGEDGFGIRSGDGAFTLRVRGGVQYDGRFFADDTAGAAVNTFQVRRARADFQGSLYSRYEYRLYMDVATSQLELLDAYVDARVTPALRLRAGKFKIPMGLERLQTPWVVLFPERGYPTALVPNRDVGVQVHGVLRGGALEYAAGIFNGVTDGANQDVDASDAKDVVGRVFVHPFRATPGPLKGLGLGIAASTGNQQGTNAAPLLPSFRTPGREIFFRYRTDGTAANTAVADGERTRLAPQGYWYWGPVGVLAEYTVSRQRVRRDATAAELKSTA